GACTCAATACACATAACGTCTCATCATGTCGCGGCCGCTCATGCCCTGCTCGAAAGGCGAGGCCAAGATTAAGTGGAGCCTTCGCAAAGGCTCCTAGACCTATAACATTTAGCGTTGAGGCGAACTACTCGCTCTTGAACAACGGTTTGCCATTGGCAGCTCGCCACTCCTTGATCTCCTGCAAAACACCCTCAGGTGTATCAGGGCGGGTAGCAGGAGGATAAAACAAAAGATCTGTGCCGCTAGGATGATCAGCGATCGCTACGAACTTGCGAATCGCCTCATCACTCTCAGCTTCACTTTTGAAATCAGCGCCACAGCTCTTTCAGGTACGCGAGAAACGCAGCTTCGGTGAACTCTTCAAGTTTACTGGGCAAGATAAGCCTCCCCTGGTTCGCCTGTATTTCAATTTAGTGCCTGGGTACCAGTGCTGCGCAACCGGTTCGATTGATGCGCTGGCCGCGTGAATAGCCGGAGAGCGGCTGACTCTCTGGCGTCGCGAATCCGTTGGCGAGGTCATGCCGCCACCTGCCCGCCGCAGGCGATGAACATGGCGAGCAGGTCATCCTGATCACGTGCCTGGGCTGCCAGTTCCTGACGGTAGATGCGCAGCAGTGCGCCAAGATCGTGCTCGCGCTGGCCATAGCCGGCGCCCGGCAAGCTGGCCCAGATGGGCGCTGCCGCCCTGATCGCTTCGGCCACCTGGCCGGCCTGAATGGGCGCGAGTGCGCCGCATTCTTCGAGCAGCTTCACGGCGGCCAGGTCCTGGGCCTCTGGCGTGAAGCGACCGCGAAAGTCATAGAGCTCTACGATGGCATCCCAGGTGCGGGCCAGGAACTGGTAGCGGCCAGCCGCCGTGGATTGAATGTCGTAGCGCGGCAGTTCGATGAGCTGACGCGGATGGGCGCTGTAGTCGTCGAACAGGCTGCCTCCCACCAGCACGTTGTAGCCGTCGTCGCTGTTGACGACGGTCGAGGTGCCTTCGCTCCAGGCGAGCATGTCGAGAAAGGCGAGTACGTTGTGGCCACCCGCCTGGGTGGCAGTAAGTCGGGCCATGGGAATTCTCCAATGCTATAAAAAAGGAATGACCCGCCGAAGCGGGTCATTGGGGTGGCTCAGCGGGGCCCATAGGCCGTGGTGGTGTTGCCGATGCGGGCCATCAGCGAGCGTGTATTGGGTTTCAGGGTGCCGTCGTCGCGGTCCATGCCGTTGGGGTTGTCGTCGTCATCGCCAGGGCCGGCGAGCCACTGGAAACGCAGGATGTGGTTGGCATCGAAGTACTTGTGCAGCTCGGCGAAGTAGGTGCGC
Above is a genomic segment from Pseudomonas argentinensis containing:
- a CDS encoding bacteriocin immunity protein, yielding MRKFVAIADHPSGTDLLFYPPATRPDTPEGVLQEIKEWRAANGKPLFKSE
- a CDS encoding glycoside hydrolase family 104 protein, whose amino-acid sequence is MARLTATQAGGHNVLAFLDMLAWSEGTSTVVNSDDGYNVLVGGSLFDDYSAHPRQLIELPRYDIQSTAAGRYQFLARTWDAIVELYDFRGRFTPEAQDLAAVKLLEECGALAPIQAGQVAEAIRAAAPIWASLPGAGYGQREHDLGALLRIYRQELAAQARDQDDLLAMFIACGGQVAA